Proteins from a genomic interval of Puniceicoccales bacterium:
- the bioB gene encoding biotin synthase BioB: MLTKKVALTIATTYSSEELFRKANSLREKYFGNKIHLCGIINARSGICDMDCKFCSQSSFHQTQIDTYKFLDKETLRKKIQEVLNSGANKCGVVTSGGKLGNQDVESLAQVLKNLATENKQRLCGSLGRLSIDDLRYLKQNGLTRFHHNLETSEAFYPKICTTQKWRDRLTTAKNAKTVGLETCVGGIFGCGETWSDRLDFAFELYRLKPDSVPINFLYRHQGTPFENLPPLSADEALRIIAIFRLVLQDISIRICGGRKDILGDRQYEIFKAGADAVMVGDYLTTGGESIARDLENIKKLGLAFQE, encoded by the coding sequence ATGCTGACAAAGAAAGTTGCTTTGACCATCGCCACAACCTACTCCAGTGAAGAGCTATTCCGGAAGGCTAACTCTTTAAGAGAAAAATACTTCGGTAACAAAATTCATCTTTGTGGAATAATCAATGCCCGGTCTGGGATTTGCGATATGGACTGCAAATTCTGTTCCCAAAGTTCGTTTCATCAAACCCAGATTGACACATACAAATTCCTTGATAAAGAAACGCTTAGAAAAAAAATACAGGAAGTCCTCAATTCTGGCGCAAATAAATGCGGGGTTGTCACCAGTGGAGGCAAACTTGGCAATCAGGACGTGGAATCTCTGGCCCAGGTACTCAAGAACCTAGCTACCGAGAACAAACAGCGCCTATGTGGATCACTGGGGAGATTGAGCATCGACGATCTCAGGTATCTAAAACAGAATGGCTTGACAAGATTTCACCATAATTTGGAAACCTCCGAGGCTTTCTATCCAAAAATATGTACCACACAAAAATGGAGAGATAGACTAACCACGGCTAAAAATGCAAAAACCGTAGGTCTGGAAACCTGCGTAGGTGGAATTTTTGGCTGCGGCGAAACCTGGAGCGATCGCCTGGATTTCGCCTTCGAACTATACAGATTGAAACCCGATAGCGTTCCAATAAATTTTCTATACAGACACCAGGGGACGCCGTTTGAAAATCTACCACCGCTATCAGCCGATGAAGCTCTAAGAATCATAGCCATCTTTCGGTTAGTTCTACAGGACATAAGTATCCGGATTTGTGGAGGTAGAAAGGATATCCTTGGCGATCGACAGTACGAAATTTTCAAAGCCGGAGCCGATGCGGTTATGGTTGGAGACTATTTGACCACCGGTGGTGAATCGATCGCAAGAGATCTGGAGAATATCAAAAAACTTGGCCTAGCTTTTCAGGAATGA